In one Pseudomonas sp. SG20056 genomic region, the following are encoded:
- a CDS encoding sensor histidine kinase — translation MRRYLWLLLILGLQSALAAPPAVPQMAVLEDAQHSETLASIQQPDRQALFKPFDKGFSGGYSRSVFWFRLSLAQTDTLHARDDHWLLEIQPPYLDDLRLYLPDPRAPGGYKEVRGGDLLPLNERPYAYRSTVFRLPPEALQGGELYLRLHTSSSSLLIAKLWKQEDFQSAKISEYGAFGLYYGLLLTLILLMLWQGLWRKDQLFRAFLLYAGGIMLFMLGANGLASQFILPQYPWVGHYWTQYGSFLMYASGAYFYRLVLQIDTRTPWLNRCYKLIQYSHLLLLPTPALGLYVEAAGLAVSLTLLMIALGTVRSIGLWRAGNRAAGLLILAHFASLMGALSAGLALLGWLPGDLWLVHGFQIGSLASILACAQVMVWRVRAMERQWRDEQLRALGFERQSRIEQQARRSQADFISLLSHEVRTPLAMIDGAVQSLQLMADAHQPEVQQRHSRIRRGVRRINDLLEHFLHSERLDEPDLRITPQWLECQAFCNQLIQDQHLAQRVQLHVATPSVYADSHLAAIALGNLLSNAGKYSAADQPIELHLTRQGDWFCCEVNDRGGGIADAHLPHIFQRFYRVPGGGDVDGSGLGLYMVRRIAELHGGQINAEPRDGGGMCFKLLLPYPEEANP, via the coding sequence GTGCGACGCTACCTATGGCTGCTGCTGATACTGGGCCTGCAATCGGCGCTGGCGGCGCCACCCGCAGTGCCGCAGATGGCCGTACTGGAAGACGCCCAGCACAGTGAAACCCTGGCAAGCATTCAACAGCCAGACCGCCAGGCTTTGTTCAAGCCATTCGACAAGGGCTTTTCTGGTGGTTATAGCCGCAGCGTTTTCTGGTTTCGGCTAAGTCTGGCGCAGACGGATACGTTGCATGCCCGTGACGATCACTGGCTGCTGGAAATTCAACCGCCGTATCTGGACGATCTGCGCCTTTACCTTCCAGACCCACGGGCACCCGGGGGTTACAAGGAAGTGCGCGGCGGTGACTTACTGCCCCTCAACGAACGCCCCTACGCCTACCGCAGCACGGTATTTCGCCTGCCTCCTGAGGCATTACAAGGTGGCGAGTTATACCTGCGCCTGCACACCAGCAGCAGTTCCCTGCTGATCGCCAAACTCTGGAAGCAGGAAGATTTCCAGAGCGCCAAGATCAGTGAATACGGCGCATTCGGTCTGTACTACGGCCTGCTACTGACCCTGATTCTGCTGATGCTCTGGCAAGGCCTGTGGCGCAAGGACCAGCTGTTTCGGGCGTTCCTGCTGTATGCCGGCGGCATCATGCTGTTTATGCTCGGGGCCAATGGCCTGGCCTCGCAGTTCATCCTTCCTCAATACCCCTGGGTCGGTCACTACTGGACGCAGTACGGCAGCTTTCTGATGTACGCCAGCGGGGCTTACTTCTACCGCCTGGTGTTGCAGATCGACACCCGTACACCCTGGCTGAATCGCTGCTACAAGCTGATCCAGTACAGCCATCTGCTGCTCCTGCCGACCCCGGCACTGGGCCTGTATGTGGAAGCGGCAGGGCTCGCCGTCAGCCTGACACTGTTGATGATTGCCCTCGGCACCGTGCGCAGCATCGGCCTGTGGCGGGCCGGCAACCGCGCCGCCGGGTTATTGATCCTGGCCCACTTCGCCAGCCTGATGGGTGCGCTGTCGGCAGGCCTGGCTTTACTTGGCTGGTTACCCGGCGACCTGTGGCTGGTGCATGGTTTCCAGATTGGCAGCCTGGCCAGCATTCTGGCCTGCGCCCAGGTGATGGTCTGGCGGGTGCGCGCCATGGAGCGGCAATGGCGCGATGAACAGCTGCGCGCCCTCGGCTTCGAGCGGCAATCGCGCATCGAGCAGCAGGCACGGCGCTCCCAGGCCGACTTTATCAGCCTGCTCTCGCACGAAGTCAGAACGCCCTTGGCGATGATCGACGGTGCCGTGCAGTCGCTGCAGCTGATGGCCGATGCGCACCAGCCCGAAGTGCAGCAGCGCCACTCGCGCATACGTCGCGGCGTACGCCGCATCAATGACCTGCTCGAACACTTCCTGCACAGCGAACGGCTGGATGAGCCCGACCTGCGCATCACACCGCAATGGCTGGAGTGTCAGGCGTTCTGCAACCAGCTTATCCAGGATCAGCACCTTGCCCAGCGCGTACAACTGCACGTAGCCACGCCCAGCGTCTACGCCGACTCACACCTCGCGGCGATTGCCCTGGGTAACCTGCTGAGCAACGCCGGAAAATACTCTGCCGCTGACCAACCTATCGAACTGCACCTAACGCGCCAGGGCGACTGGTTCTGCTGCGAGGTTAACGATCGCGGCGGCGGCATTGCGGACGCACACCTGCCACATATCTTCCAGCGCTTCTATCGGGTACCTGGCGGCGGCGATGTCGACGGTTCCGGACTGGGCCTGTATATGGTGCGGCGCATCGCCGAACTGCATGGTGGGCAGATCAATGCCGAGCCTCGTGACGGCGGCGGCATGTGCTTCAAATTACTCCTGCCTTACCCTGAGGAGGCCAACCCGTGA
- a CDS encoding response regulator transcription factor → MTRILVIEDNQDLLEELCFQLRHHQHDVLGLPDGSTLETALANFAPQLLLLDLGLPGEDGLSIAARMRQQHPQLGIVMLTARTQLHERLQGHQQGADHYLCKPVELAELLAVITSLSRRLPDEAAPPWQLRRADSSLLCPQGITISLSHNESLLLHCLQQAAEHQTSREELIRALGEDPYQYDERRLEAMISRLRRKISQASGTECPLKAWRNKGYSFSARLHNSA, encoded by the coding sequence GTGACCCGCATACTGGTTATCGAAGACAACCAGGACCTGCTGGAAGAACTGTGCTTTCAGCTGCGCCACCATCAACATGACGTGCTCGGCCTGCCAGACGGCAGCACCCTGGAGACGGCGCTGGCGAACTTCGCCCCGCAGTTGCTGTTGCTCGACCTGGGCCTGCCCGGCGAAGACGGCCTGAGCATCGCGGCGCGCATGCGCCAGCAGCACCCACAGCTGGGTATCGTCATGCTCACCGCTCGCACCCAGCTGCATGAACGTCTGCAAGGCCATCAGCAAGGGGCTGACCACTACCTGTGCAAACCAGTGGAGCTGGCCGAGCTGCTGGCGGTCATCACCAGCCTGAGCCGACGTTTGCCTGATGAAGCCGCACCACCCTGGCAATTGCGCCGGGCCGACAGCAGCCTGTTGTGTCCACAGGGCATAACCATCAGCCTCAGCCATAACGAAAGCCTGCTGCTGCACTGCCTGCAACAGGCCGCAGAGCACCAGACCAGCCGTGAAGAACTTATCCGCGCGCTCGGCGAAGACCCCTATCAGTATGACGAGCGCCGCCTGGAGGCCATGATCAGCCGTCTACGCCGCAAGATCAGTCAGGCCAGCGGCACTGAATGCCCGCTGAAAGCCTGGCGCAACAAGGGTTATAGCTTCTCTGCCCGGCTGCATAACAGCGCCTGA
- a CDS encoding CaiB/BaiF CoA-transferase family protein — MPGALSHIRVLDLSRVLAGPWAGQILGDLGAEVIKVERPGSGDDTRHWGPPYVKDAEGNDSREAAYFQSANRNKQSVTLDFTQPEGQRLVRELVQNCDVLLENFKVGGLAAYGLDYASLKALNPRLIYCSITGFGQNGPYAKRAGYDFMIQGLGGLMSLTGKPDGEEGAGPVKVGVALTDILTGLYATVGVLAALNQREQSGIGQHIDVALLDVQVACLANQAMNYLNTGVAPKRLGNAHPNIVPYQDFPSADGNFIIAVGNDGQFRKLCEVAGLTALADDPRFSSNKARVAHRAELIPLLRQATVFKTTAEWVTLLEAAGVPCGPINDLAQVFADPQVQARGLRIDLPNSLGSTTPQVASPLRLSETPVQYRNAPPLLGEHTEQVLTRHLGLNAEQIAALREAGVL; from the coding sequence ATGCCCGGCGCCCTATCGCATATCCGCGTACTTGACCTGTCCCGCGTACTCGCCGGGCCCTGGGCCGGGCAGATTCTCGGCGATCTGGGTGCCGAGGTGATCAAGGTCGAACGTCCCGGCAGCGGCGACGATACCCGTCACTGGGGCCCGCCCTACGTGAAGGACGCTGAGGGCAACGACTCGCGCGAGGCGGCGTATTTCCAGAGCGCCAACCGCAACAAGCAATCGGTGACCCTGGATTTCACCCAGCCCGAAGGCCAGCGCCTGGTACGCGAGCTGGTACAGAACTGCGACGTGCTGCTGGAGAACTTCAAGGTCGGTGGCCTGGCGGCCTATGGCCTCGATTACGCATCCCTCAAGGCGCTTAACCCGCGCCTGATCTACTGCTCGATCACCGGCTTCGGGCAAAACGGGCCCTACGCCAAGCGAGCAGGCTATGACTTTATGATCCAGGGCCTCGGTGGGCTGATGAGCCTGACCGGCAAGCCCGACGGCGAGGAGGGTGCCGGCCCGGTGAAAGTTGGCGTCGCCCTCACCGATATTCTCACCGGCCTGTACGCCACGGTCGGCGTGCTCGCAGCACTCAACCAGCGCGAACAATCCGGCATTGGCCAGCATATCGACGTGGCGCTGCTCGACGTGCAAGTCGCCTGCCTGGCCAATCAGGCGATGAATTACCTGAACACTGGCGTCGCGCCCAAACGCCTGGGCAACGCTCACCCGAATATCGTGCCCTACCAGGATTTCCCCTCGGCCGACGGCAACTTCATCATTGCCGTGGGTAACGACGGGCAGTTCCGCAAACTTTGCGAGGTTGCCGGCCTTACGGCTTTGGCCGACGACCCGCGTTTTTCTTCAAACAAGGCCCGCGTCGCCCATCGCGCCGAGCTGATTCCGCTGCTGCGCCAAGCCACGGTGTTCAAGACCACTGCCGAATGGGTAACGCTGCTGGAAGCTGCCGGCGTGCCCTGTGGGCCGATCAACGACCTGGCCCAGGTATTTGCCGACCCGCAAGTACAAGCCCGTGGTCTGCGTATCGACCTGCCCAACAGCCTGGGCAGCACCACACCGCAAGTGGCCAGCCCCCTGCGCCTCTCGGAAACCCCGGTGCAATACCGCAACGCACCGCCGCTGCTCGGCGAACATACCGAACAGGTACTCACCCGCCACCTGGGGCTAAACGCCGAGCAGATCGCGGCGCTGCGTGAAGCGGGCGTGCTCTGA